A genomic stretch from Astatotilapia calliptera chromosome 4, fAstCal1.2, whole genome shotgun sequence includes:
- the polr2f gene encoding DNA-directed RNA polymerases I, II, and III subunit RPABC2, with translation MSDNEDNFDDGDFDDAEEDEGLDDLENAEDDDQENVQILPAGEGQQANQKRITTPYMTKYERARVLGTRALQIAMCAPVMVELEGETDPLQIAMKELKSRKIPIIIRRYLPDGSYEDWGCDELIITD, from the exons ATGTCCGACAACGAAGATAA CTTCGATGATGGAGATTTTGATGATGCCGAGGAGGATGAGGGATTAGATGATCTCGAAAACGCGGAAGAC GATGACCAGGAGAACGTGCAGATCCTGCCCGCGGGAGAGGGCCAGCAGGCAAACCAGAAGAGGATCACAACTCCGTACATGACCAAATACGAGAGGGCCAGAGTGCTGGGGACACGAGCCCTCCAGATAGC GATGTGTGCTCCAGTTATGGTGGAGCTGGAGGGAGAAACAGACCCGCTGCAGATAGCTATGAAAGAACTAAA gagcagaaagatccCCATCATCATCCGCAGGTACCTTCCCGATGGGAGTTACGAGGACTGGGGTTGCGACGAGCTCATCATAACTGATTAA